One genomic region from Paramicrobacterium agarici encodes:
- a CDS encoding Ppx/GppA phosphatase family protein, giving the protein MTRVAAIDCGTNSIRLLIADVADGKLTDVARTLKVVRLGQGVDRTGRFDDAALDRTLDTTREYAAQCRDSDVERVRFVATSATRDAANRLVFIDAVRDIIGVEPEVLAGTEEAELSFRGATSVLPPGPGRLVVDLGGGSTELVLGDGGDLSSFSMDVGCVRMTERNVTSDPPSADDRAGIVRDVNAAIDGAAASVDLGRVREVVGVAGTITTLTAHALRLDRYDPGAINGTRSSMSAMLAACDELAAMPREQRAALPYMHPGRVDVIAAGAITWHTVLTRTVDAVAAAGGSLDSVVTSEHDILDGVALSLAD; this is encoded by the coding sequence ATGACCCGCGTCGCCGCCATCGACTGTGGCACCAACTCCATTCGCCTGCTCATCGCCGATGTCGCCGACGGAAAACTCACCGACGTCGCGCGCACGCTCAAGGTCGTTCGCCTCGGGCAAGGCGTCGACCGCACGGGCCGTTTCGATGACGCCGCCCTCGACCGCACACTCGACACCACCCGCGAGTACGCCGCACAATGCCGCGACAGCGACGTTGAACGTGTGCGCTTCGTCGCGACGTCGGCGACTCGGGATGCTGCGAACCGGCTCGTCTTCATCGATGCCGTCCGCGACATCATTGGCGTCGAGCCCGAAGTGCTCGCGGGCACCGAAGAGGCCGAGCTCTCGTTCCGCGGCGCCACGAGCGTGCTCCCTCCCGGCCCCGGGCGCCTCGTCGTCGATCTCGGCGGCGGCTCGACCGAGCTCGTGCTCGGCGACGGCGGCGACCTCTCGTCGTTCTCTATGGACGTCGGCTGTGTGCGCATGACCGAACGCAACGTCACGAGCGACCCGCCGTCGGCCGACGACCGGGCGGGCATCGTGCGCGACGTCAACGCCGCAATCGATGGCGCGGCAGCGTCCGTCGATCTCGGTCGCGTGCGCGAGGTTGTCGGTGTCGCCGGAACCATCACGACGCTCACGGCGCACGCTCTCCGCCTCGATCGCTACGATCCGGGTGCGATCAATGGCACGCGCTCGAGCATGTCGGCGATGCTCGCCGCGTGCGATGAGCTGGCGGCCATGCCCCGCGAGCAACGTGCGGCGCTCCCCTACATGCACCCGGGGCGCGTCGATGTCATCGCCGCGGGCGCGATCACGTGGCACACCGTGCTCACGCGGACCGTCGACGCGGTTGCGGCGGCAGGCGGCTCACTCGACTCCGTGGTCACGAGCGAGCACGACATTCTCGATGGCGTCGCCCTCTCGCTCGCCGATTGA
- a CDS encoding KTSC domain-containing protein, protein MRLEPIESDALDAVAYDPGTRTLLVQFESGGLYAYDDVDQQLVDDMYAAQPHPWSVVGERVKAHSYRKLT, encoded by the coding sequence ATGAGATTGGAGCCGATCGAGTCCGATGCGCTGGATGCTGTCGCATACGACCCGGGCACGCGCACCCTGCTGGTGCAATTCGAATCCGGCGGTCTCTACGCCTACGACGACGTTGACCAGCAGCTGGTCGACGACATGTACGCCGCGCAACCGCATCCGTGGAGTGTCGTCGGCGAGCGCGTGAAGGCGCACTCGTACCGCAAGCTGACGTGA
- the betC gene encoding choline-sulfatase, which produces MDRPNILLIVVDQMAHDVISALGHPSVVTPHLDELVDQSAVFENAYCTSPICLPSRASLLTGRLGRNLGIYDNGSELPARVPTLAHHLNRAGYTTVLSGKMHFAGPDQMHGFDERLTSDSAPASYALTPDWTDGATANPGTSVTRLRGDPVQPWSQQLAYDEEVLHTSLTRLRALAADSVPFLLCSSFVHPHDPFIVPAEYWHRYDDVEIPPPNDPAVPFDELHPFDQWIQIHHEADRFPLSEQETQTARRAYFAVVSYVDDLVGRLLAELDRLGLRDDTVVVFTSDHSEMLGEHGMWFKRTYREGSAKVPLLVSGTGVQPGRRPGVVSLVDLTPTLMEIGNVPDAAAHIAELDGESLAPVLHDPRSPGRDEAEFEYLAEGTLEPLLALRAGRYKYVYVRNQPALLFDLDADPHELRNLAPLPDDAGIVDRLRERLLSHVDIDALDADVRASQRQRHVTMAGTPPDRSWDISPSRTAIRLYPPP; this is translated from the coding sequence ATGGATCGTCCCAATATCCTTCTCATTGTCGTCGACCAGATGGCCCACGACGTGATCTCGGCACTCGGGCATCCGAGCGTTGTCACACCACATCTCGACGAGCTTGTCGATCAGAGCGCGGTTTTCGAGAACGCCTACTGCACGTCGCCAATCTGCCTCCCCTCCCGCGCCTCTCTCCTCACGGGACGACTTGGCCGCAACCTCGGCATTTACGACAACGGATCCGAACTGCCGGCGCGCGTTCCCACGCTCGCGCATCACCTCAACCGCGCGGGCTACACGACCGTTCTCTCGGGAAAAATGCATTTCGCGGGACCCGACCAGATGCACGGCTTCGACGAACGCCTCACCTCTGACTCTGCGCCGGCATCCTATGCGCTCACACCCGATTGGACCGATGGTGCCACTGCGAATCCGGGCACGAGCGTCACGCGGCTGCGCGGCGACCCGGTTCAGCCGTGGAGTCAGCAGCTGGCCTACGACGAAGAGGTTCTGCACACGTCTCTGACCCGCTTGCGCGCCCTCGCCGCCGACAGCGTACCGTTTCTGCTGTGCTCGTCTTTCGTGCACCCGCACGACCCCTTCATCGTCCCCGCCGAGTACTGGCATCGCTACGATGACGTCGAGATCCCTCCGCCGAACGATCCTGCCGTTCCGTTCGACGAGCTGCACCCGTTCGACCAGTGGATCCAGATACACCACGAGGCCGACAGGTTCCCCCTGAGCGAGCAAGAGACACAGACGGCACGGCGAGCGTACTTCGCCGTCGTCTCGTACGTCGACGACCTCGTTGGCCGCCTGCTCGCAGAACTGGATCGGCTCGGGCTGCGTGACGACACGGTCGTGGTGTTCACGAGCGACCACAGCGAGATGCTCGGCGAGCACGGCATGTGGTTCAAGCGCACCTATCGTGAGGGCTCAGCAAAAGTTCCGCTGCTGGTCAGCGGAACCGGCGTTCAACCAGGACGACGCCCCGGCGTCGTCTCCCTCGTTGACCTGACGCCAACGCTCATGGAGATCGGCAATGTCCCGGACGCGGCAGCCCATATCGCCGAGCTCGACGGGGAATCCCTCGCCCCGGTCTTGCATGATCCACGGTCGCCGGGGCGAGACGAAGCCGAGTTCGAGTATCTCGCCGAGGGAACGCTCGAACCGCTGCTCGCGCTGCGGGCGGGAAGATACAAGTACGTTTACGTCCGCAATCAGCCGGCACTGCTCTTCGACCTCGATGCCGACCCCCATGAGCTGCGCAACCTCGCGCCGCTGCCCGACGATGCAGGTATCGTCGATCGCTTGCGAGAACGTCTGCTCAGCCACGTCGACATCGACGCGCTCGACGCCGATGTGCGCGCGAGCCAGCGTCAGCGCCACGTAACGATGGCAGGAACGCCACCCGACCGCTCGTGGGACATCAGCCCGTCGCGCACCGCGATTCGCCTCTACCCGCCGCCCTAG
- the iolC gene encoding 5-dehydro-2-deoxygluconokinase codes for MTTQNEPFDLITIGRIGTDIYPLQDGVGLEEVETFGKYLGGSATNVAVAAARHGLHSAVVTGVGDDPFGRFCIREAGRLGVDNRFIMVDDENPTPVTFCEIFPPDDFPLYFYRKPKAPDLNITPEHLDLEAIRHARIYWSTVTGLSEEPSRGSHFAAWDARERREHTILDLDYRPMFWESAEAAREQVQKALEHVTVAVGNKEECEVAVGETDPERAADALLERGVEIAIVKQGPKGVLAKTRDESVIVPPYFVDVVNGLGAGDSFGGALAFGLLSEWSLDRILRFANVAGAIVASRRECSTAMPETHEIDKVLKESDYVGN; via the coding sequence ATGACCACCCAGAACGAACCATTCGACCTGATCACCATCGGCCGGATCGGCACAGACATCTACCCGCTCCAAGACGGCGTGGGTCTCGAAGAGGTCGAGACGTTCGGCAAGTACCTCGGTGGAAGCGCGACGAACGTCGCTGTCGCCGCCGCACGACACGGGCTTCACTCCGCCGTGGTCACCGGCGTTGGTGATGATCCGTTCGGCCGATTCTGCATTCGCGAGGCGGGACGTCTTGGGGTCGACAACCGCTTCATCATGGTCGACGACGAGAACCCCACACCCGTGACATTCTGCGAGATCTTTCCTCCAGACGACTTTCCGCTCTACTTTTACCGCAAGCCGAAGGCCCCCGACCTGAACATCACGCCGGAGCACCTCGACCTCGAAGCGATCCGGCATGCGCGCATCTACTGGTCGACGGTCACGGGACTGTCGGAAGAGCCGAGCCGCGGATCTCACTTTGCCGCATGGGACGCACGCGAGCGCCGAGAGCACACGATTCTCGACCTCGACTACCGTCCCATGTTCTGGGAGTCGGCCGAGGCAGCACGCGAGCAGGTTCAGAAGGCGCTCGAGCATGTGACCGTCGCGGTCGGCAACAAAGAGGAGTGCGAGGTCGCGGTGGGGGAGACAGACCCCGAGCGCGCTGCCGACGCGCTGCTCGAACGCGGCGTCGAGATCGCGATCGTCAAGCAGGGACCCAAGGGTGTTCTCGCGAAGACCCGCGACGAGAGCGTCATCGTTCCGCCGTACTTCGTCGACGTGGTCAACGGGCTCGGAGCCGGCGACAGCTTCGGCGGAGCTCTCGCCTTCGGGCTGCTGAGCGAGTGGTCGCTCGACCGCATCCTGCGCTTCGCCAACGTGGCTGGGGCGATCGTCGCCTCTCGCCGCGAGTGCTCCACGGCGATGCCCGAGACTCACGAGATCGACAAGGTTCTGAAGGAGAGCGACTATGTCGGCAACTGA
- a CDS encoding Cgl0159 family (beta/alpha)8-fold protein translates to MSATDTVTAAPIITPQQFEQLRETRAFHPEKVAAAHAARTRRPLLTDGRLFIVAADHPARGALGVRDDQMAMADRYDLLNRLALAVSRPGVDGVLGTPDIIDDLALLGVLDDKVVVGSMNRGGLKGAAFEMDDRVTAYDIDSIVRDRLDFAKTLLRVNLDDAATENTLVANAHAVSDAAAASVPIMVEPFMSDWKGDAVVNDLSTEAVIRSVAIAQGLGTSSAYTWLKLPVVDEMERVMASTTLPTLLLGGDPSGQPEETYRRWENALALPGVRGLVVGRTLVYPPDGDVAHAVDTAAELVHQRTN, encoded by the coding sequence ATGTCGGCAACTGACACCGTGACGGCAGCGCCGATCATTACACCGCAGCAGTTCGAGCAACTGCGCGAGACGCGCGCCTTTCACCCTGAGAAGGTTGCCGCCGCGCATGCCGCTCGCACGCGCCGCCCCCTTCTGACCGACGGCCGCCTCTTCATCGTCGCCGCTGATCACCCGGCTCGTGGGGCGCTCGGCGTGCGCGACGATCAGATGGCGATGGCCGACCGCTACGATCTGCTCAACAGGCTCGCCCTCGCCGTGAGCCGCCCGGGCGTCGACGGCGTGCTCGGAACGCCCGACATCATCGACGATCTCGCCCTGCTCGGCGTTCTCGACGACAAGGTGGTCGTCGGCTCGATGAACCGCGGAGGGCTCAAGGGTGCTGCCTTCGAGATGGACGACCGCGTCACCGCGTACGACATCGACTCGATTGTGCGCGACCGGCTCGACTTCGCGAAGACGCTTCTGCGCGTCAACCTCGACGACGCGGCAACCGAGAACACGCTCGTTGCCAATGCGCACGCGGTGTCGGATGCTGCCGCAGCATCCGTTCCCATCATGGTCGAGCCGTTCATGAGCGACTGGAAGGGTGACGCCGTGGTCAACGACCTCTCGACGGAGGCCGTCATCAGGAGCGTCGCGATCGCGCAGGGCCTCGGCACGAGCTCGGCCTACACGTGGCTCAAGCTTCCCGTCGTCGACGAGATGGAACGCGTCATGGCGTCGACGACGCTTCCGACGCTGCTTCTGGGCGGCGACCCCTCGGGTCAGCCCGAAGAGACCTACCGCCGCTGGGAGAACGCGCTCGCGCTGCCCGGCGTGCGCGGTCTCGTCGTGGGCAGAACCCTCGTGTACCCGCCGGACGGCGACGTGGCGCACGCCGTCGACACCGCTGCCGAACTCGTGCATCAGCGCACGAACTGA
- a CDS encoding CoA-acylating methylmalonate-semialdehyde dehydrogenase, whose protein sequence is MTENTDRPVVSHWVDGAEFTSSSGRTAPVFNPATGEQTKDLALANDAEIRAAIRSASDAFPGWRDLSMAKRQAIIFKFRELLNERKLELAEIITSEHGKVVSDAAGEVQRGLEVVDLACGFPHLIKGDFSENVSTGVDVYSIKQPLGVVGIISPFNFPAMVPLWFFPIAIAAGNTVVLKPSEKDPSAAVWMAKLWKEAGLPDGVFTVLQGDKQAVDGLLTAPEVRSISFVGSTPIAQYIYETAAKHGKRVQALGGANNHMMVLPDADLDLVADQAINSGYGSAGERCMAQSVVIAVEPVADALIDKIRERMAKLTVGDGRDNPDMGPLVTAQHRDKVRGYIDIAEQDGADIVVDGRGFTVDGAEDGFWLGPTLIDNIPLSSKAYSEEIFGPVLSIVRVQTFQEGMDLINSGQFGNGTAIFTNDGGAARRFQNEVEVGMIGINVPIPVPVAYHSFGGWKQSLFGSAKAYGVHGFDFFTQEKAITSRWLDPATHGGINLGFPEND, encoded by the coding sequence ATGACCGAGAACACTGATCGTCCTGTGGTGTCGCATTGGGTTGATGGCGCGGAGTTCACGTCGTCGAGTGGGCGTACGGCGCCTGTGTTCAATCCGGCGACGGGTGAGCAGACGAAGGATCTGGCTCTGGCGAATGATGCGGAGATTCGTGCGGCGATCCGGTCGGCGTCTGATGCGTTTCCGGGGTGGCGCGACCTGTCGATGGCGAAGCGTCAGGCGATCATCTTCAAATTTCGTGAGCTGTTGAACGAGCGCAAGCTCGAGTTGGCCGAGATCATCACGAGCGAGCACGGCAAGGTGGTGTCGGATGCTGCCGGTGAGGTGCAGCGCGGTCTTGAGGTTGTGGACCTGGCGTGCGGTTTCCCGCACCTGATCAAGGGCGATTTCTCGGAGAACGTGTCGACGGGTGTCGATGTGTATTCGATCAAGCAGCCGCTGGGTGTTGTGGGGATCATCAGCCCATTCAATTTTCCGGCGATGGTGCCGTTGTGGTTCTTCCCGATCGCGATCGCGGCGGGTAACACGGTGGTGTTGAAGCCGAGTGAGAAGGATCCGTCGGCTGCGGTGTGGATGGCGAAGCTGTGGAAGGAAGCGGGCCTTCCTGATGGTGTGTTCACGGTGTTGCAGGGGGATAAGCAGGCGGTGGATGGGTTGCTGACGGCGCCGGAGGTGCGGTCGATCTCGTTTGTGGGGTCTACGCCGATCGCGCAGTACATTTACGAGACTGCGGCGAAGCACGGCAAGCGGGTGCAGGCGCTCGGTGGGGCGAATAACCACATGATGGTGTTGCCGGATGCTGATCTGGACCTTGTTGCGGATCAGGCGATCAACTCCGGCTATGGTTCCGCGGGGGAGCGGTGCATGGCACAGTCCGTCGTGATCGCCGTGGAGCCGGTCGCAGACGCGCTGATCGACAAGATCCGTGAGCGCATGGCGAAGCTGACCGTCGGTGACGGGCGCGACAACCCCGACATGGGGCCGCTTGTCACAGCGCAGCATCGCGACAAGGTGCGCGGCTACATCGACATTGCTGAGCAGGACGGTGCCGACATCGTCGTCGACGGGCGTGGTTTCACCGTTGATGGTGCTGAGGACGGGTTCTGGTTGGGCCCGACGCTGATCGACAACATCCCGTTGTCGTCGAAGGCGTACTCGGAGGAGATCTTCGGACCTGTGCTCTCGATCGTGCGGGTGCAGACGTTCCAAGAGGGCATGGACCTGATCAACTCGGGCCAGTTCGGCAACGGCACCGCGATCTTCACCAACGATGGTGGTGCTGCCCGGCGGTTCCAGAACGAGGTCGAGGTCGGCATGATCGGCATCAACGTGCCGATTCCGGTTCCGGTGGCGTATCACTCGTTCGGCGGGTGGAAGCAGTCGCTGTTCGGCAGCGCGAAGGCATACGGTGTGCACGGATTCGACTTCTTCACCCAAGAGAAGGCCATCACCTCACGCTGGCTCGACCCCGCAACCCACGGCGGCATCAACCTCGGATTCCCCGAAAACGACTAG
- the iolB gene encoding 5-deoxy-glucuronate isomerase, translated as MTQWFYRNGELARDGWQSVVDGELEGWQHTGLRIAELAAGESRDLSAGDVERLVIPLAGSFHVEYARDQLTDAVESDVAVLVGRRSVFDGPPDVLYLPAGTSATISGSGRVAVAEAPVSGEAAAQQHPVTYIPQADVPVELRGAGRSSRQVHNYGTPAALAASKFIVCEVITPAENWSSFPAHKHDTHVPGTESRLEEIYYFETAVSRGLDAPAEADPFGLFATYSSSAGDIDINAIVRTGDIALVPYGYHGPAAAAPGYDMYYLNVMAGPDAERVWNITDDPAHGWVRASWEGQEFDSRLPYREEEGQ; from the coding sequence ATGACGCAGTGGTTCTACCGCAACGGCGAACTCGCCCGCGACGGCTGGCAGAGCGTTGTCGACGGAGAGCTCGAGGGCTGGCAGCACACGGGACTGCGCATCGCCGAGCTGGCGGCAGGGGAGTCGCGCGATCTCTCCGCGGGAGACGTGGAACGGCTCGTCATTCCACTCGCGGGCTCGTTCCACGTTGAGTACGCGAGAGATCAGCTGACGGATGCTGTCGAGAGCGACGTCGCCGTCCTGGTCGGTCGCCGATCGGTCTTCGACGGGCCACCCGACGTTCTCTATCTGCCGGCCGGAACGTCAGCGACGATCTCGGGATCGGGCCGTGTCGCGGTGGCCGAGGCGCCGGTGTCGGGGGAGGCGGCTGCGCAACAGCATCCGGTCACCTACATTCCACAGGCAGACGTTCCCGTCGAGCTGCGCGGTGCCGGGCGCTCGAGTCGACAGGTGCACAACTACGGAACGCCCGCGGCACTCGCCGCATCGAAGTTCATTGTGTGCGAGGTGATCACGCCTGCTGAGAACTGGTCGTCGTTCCCCGCTCACAAGCACGACACTCATGTGCCGGGCACCGAGTCGCGGCTCGAGGAGATCTACTACTTCGAGACGGCCGTGTCTCGCGGGCTCGACGCCCCGGCCGAGGCCGACCCCTTCGGGCTCTTCGCCACGTACTCGTCGAGCGCAGGCGACATCGACATCAACGCGATCGTGCGCACGGGCGACATCGCCCTCGTGCCCTACGGATACCACGGACCCGCCGCAGCGGCGCCCGGGTACGACATGTACTACCTCAATGTGATGGCAGGGCCAGACGCCGAGCGGGTCTGGAACATCACAGACGACCCCGCGCACGGGTGGGTGCGCGCCAGCTGGGAGGGCCAGGAGTTCGACTCCCGGCTTCCGTACCGTGAAGAAGAAGGGCAGTGA
- the iolD gene encoding 3D-(3,5/4)-trihydroxycyclohexane-1,2-dione acylhydrolase (decyclizing), with product MSRRMTVGQALVEFLGHQWTVDGDVRERTIPGVFGIFGHGNVAGLGQAIAQANALEPDLLPYHQARNEQAMVHQAVGYARMHRRRGTFACAASVGPGAANMLTGAALATSNRLPALLLPSDTFATRVSDPVLQQLEMPHDTSVQVTDAFRPLSKFFDRVDRPEQLFSIALAAMRVLTDPAETGAVTIALPEDVQAEVLDVPEEFLADREWHIRRPLAEHGPIERAAAAIRGAQKPIVVAGGGVLYADAENDLRDLVEHTGIPVGTSQAGGGVLAWDHAQNLGGIGATGTTAANRIAEQADVVIGIGTRYSDFTTASRTAFQNPDVTFVNINVASFDAYKHGSQLPVIADAGEALRSLRTLLDGHRVSDEFATRVADEKKAWDAVVDAAFEPTGAELPGQSEIIGAVQGASDPRDVIVQAAGSLPGDLHKLWRVRDALGYHVEYAFSCMGYEIAGGLGVRRGAPDRDVIVMVGDGSYLMLHTELVTAVAEGLKIIVIIVQNHGYASIGALSETTGSQRFGTKYRTLDESARNFQGNEVLPIDLAANARSYGVDVIEVDPSASAIDDLKQAIAAAKASDRSTVIHINSNPLDYAPDGEGWWDVPVAPVSELESTQTAYDEYLVDKARQKPLLG from the coding sequence ATGTCACGGCGAATGACGGTGGGCCAAGCGCTCGTGGAGTTTCTCGGGCACCAGTGGACGGTAGACGGTGATGTGCGCGAGCGCACGATCCCGGGCGTCTTCGGCATCTTCGGCCACGGAAACGTGGCAGGGCTCGGCCAGGCGATCGCCCAGGCGAACGCTCTCGAGCCCGACCTGCTGCCGTACCACCAGGCGCGCAACGAGCAGGCCATGGTGCACCAGGCGGTCGGCTATGCGCGCATGCACCGCCGGCGCGGCACCTTCGCCTGCGCAGCATCCGTCGGTCCTGGCGCCGCCAACATGCTCACGGGCGCGGCTCTCGCGACGTCGAACCGGCTTCCCGCGCTGCTGCTGCCGAGCGACACATTCGCCACGCGCGTATCTGATCCGGTGCTGCAGCAGCTGGAGATGCCGCACGACACCTCCGTGCAGGTGACCGACGCCTTCCGGCCGCTGTCGAAGTTCTTCGACCGCGTTGACCGCCCAGAGCAGCTGTTCTCGATCGCGCTCGCCGCCATGCGCGTGCTCACGGACCCGGCCGAGACCGGCGCCGTGACGATCGCCCTGCCCGAAGATGTTCAGGCCGAGGTGCTTGACGTGCCCGAGGAGTTTCTCGCCGACCGTGAGTGGCACATTCGTCGCCCACTCGCCGAGCACGGGCCGATCGAGCGTGCCGCCGCGGCGATTCGCGGCGCGCAGAAGCCCATCGTCGTGGCGGGCGGCGGGGTGCTGTACGCCGACGCCGAGAACGATCTGCGTGACCTCGTGGAGCACACGGGAATTCCCGTCGGCACGTCGCAGGCCGGCGGGGGAGTGCTCGCGTGGGACCACGCGCAGAACCTGGGGGGAATCGGGGCGACCGGCACCACGGCGGCCAACCGCATTGCGGAGCAGGCCGACGTGGTGATCGGCATCGGCACCCGGTACAGCGACTTCACGACGGCGAGCCGCACCGCCTTCCAAAACCCCGACGTGACGTTCGTGAACATCAACGTCGCGTCGTTCGACGCCTACAAGCACGGCAGTCAGCTGCCCGTCATCGCCGACGCGGGCGAAGCGCTGCGCAGCCTGCGCACGCTGCTCGACGGTCACCGAGTCTCCGACGAGTTCGCCACGCGCGTGGCCGACGAGAAGAAGGCATGGGATGCTGTCGTCGACGCTGCCTTCGAGCCGACCGGCGCCGAGCTTCCCGGACAAAGCGAGATCATCGGCGCCGTGCAGGGCGCGAGCGACCCGCGCGACGTGATCGTGCAGGCAGCCGGATCGCTGCCGGGAGACCTGCACAAGCTGTGGCGTGTGCGTGACGCCCTCGGCTACCACGTGGAGTACGCGTTCTCGTGCATGGGCTACGAGATCGCGGGAGGACTCGGCGTGCGACGCGGAGCACCCGACCGTGACGTGATCGTGATGGTGGGCGACGGTTCGTACCTCATGCTGCACACGGAGCTCGTCACCGCCGTGGCCGAGGGCCTCAAGATCATCGTGATCATCGTGCAGAACCACGGCTACGCCTCGATCGGAGCCCTGTCGGAGACCACGGGATCCCAGCGTTTCGGCACCAAGTACCGCACGCTCGACGAGTCGGCGCGCAACTTCCAGGGCAACGAGGTGCTGCCCATCGATCTTGCGGCGAACGCCCGCAGCTACGGCGTCGACGTGATCGAGGTGGACCCATCAGCATCCGCCATTGACGACCTGAAACAGGCGATCGCCGCGGCCAAAGCCTCGGACAGGTCGACTGTGATCCACATCAACTCCAACCCGCTCGACTACGCGCCCGACGGCGAGGGCTGGTGGGATGTGCCCGTCGCCCCCGTCTCGGAGCTTGAGTCGACGCAGACCGCATACGACGAGTACCTCGTCGACAAGGCCAGGCAGAAGCCGCTGCTTGGCTGA
- a CDS encoding sugar phosphate isomerase/epimerase family protein — protein MSNGIRIGTAPDSWGVWFPDDPNQVPWERFLDEVVEAGYTWIELGPYGYLPTDPHQLEDELGTRGLKLSAGTVFTGFHKGDDQWKRAWDQALAVAGLASKLGAEHLVVIPDLWRSDATGEALEPRTLDADQWAKLAAAHDRLGKALLDEFGMAQQFHSHADSHIGTYREVERFLTETDERYTNLCLDTGHFAYYGGDNLRLIDAYPSRIGYLHLKQVDQEQLFDVLKNDVSFKDAVADGIMIEPPNGVPPLAPIIEKVAALDPNIFGIVEQDMYGCAVDHPFPIAQRTREHLLSSTSAARLD, from the coding sequence ATGTCGAACGGAATTCGCATCGGCACCGCCCCCGACTCGTGGGGCGTGTGGTTCCCCGACGACCCCAATCAGGTTCCGTGGGAGCGGTTCCTCGACGAGGTCGTCGAGGCCGGGTACACCTGGATCGAGCTCGGTCCCTACGGCTACCTGCCGACCGACCCGCATCAGCTTGAAGACGAGCTCGGCACCCGCGGACTCAAGCTCTCGGCCGGCACGGTCTTCACGGGTTTTCACAAGGGCGACGACCAGTGGAAGCGCGCGTGGGATCAGGCGCTCGCCGTTGCAGGGCTCGCCTCGAAGCTGGGCGCTGAGCACCTCGTCGTGATTCCCGATCTGTGGCGCAGCGACGCGACGGGCGAGGCGCTTGAGCCGCGAACGCTCGACGCCGACCAGTGGGCGAAGCTCGCCGCGGCGCACGACCGGCTCGGCAAAGCGCTGCTCGACGAGTTCGGCATGGCCCAGCAGTTCCACTCGCACGCCGACAGCCACATCGGCACCTATCGGGAGGTGGAGCGCTTTCTCACCGAGACAGACGAGCGCTACACGAACCTCTGCCTCGACACCGGGCACTTCGCCTACTACGGCGGCGACAACCTGCGGCTCATCGACGCCTACCCGTCGCGCATTGGATACCTGCACCTCAAGCAGGTCGACCAGGAGCAGCTGTTCGACGTGTTGAAGAACGATGTGTCGTTCAAGGATGCTGTCGCAGACGGCATCATGATCGAACCGCCGAACGGCGTGCCGCCGCTCGCACCGATCATCGAAAAGGTCGCGGCACTCGACCCGAACATCTTCGGCATCGTGGAGCAGGACATGTATGGCTGCGCCGTCGACCACCCGTTCCCCATCGCTCAGCGCACGCGCGAGCACCTGCTCTCATCCACCTCGGCCGCGCGCCTCGACTGA
- a CDS encoding Gfo/Idh/MocA family protein, with product MTHSDIRVAVVGAGMMGADHISRLTNRVAGAHVSAIVEPDAGRADAALEHAPGARAFASIEEAIAADAVDAVLIATPGQFHEPVILPALDAKLPMLCEKPLTQEPESSRRVLEAEQKLDRPHIQVGFMRRFDREYGQLRDLVTSKDAGELVMLRCVHRNPSVPDAYHQDMLITDSVVHEFDVAPWLAGSDVKSVEVKYPRRNSLAPERLKEPILVIIELENGVLVDVEMNVSIQFGYQVATEAVFEKGTARIGQPNGLQRWQDERIFQKEHASFTTRFADAYDNEVQRWVDAVRRGDLIDGPNAWDGYKVALACEAGVTALNSGGIVEIPHEERPAFYA from the coding sequence ATGACCCACAGCGACATCCGCGTCGCCGTCGTCGGCGCCGGAATGATGGGCGCCGACCACATCAGCCGCCTGACGAATCGCGTCGCGGGAGCGCACGTCTCGGCGATCGTCGAACCGGATGCTGGTCGCGCCGACGCCGCGCTCGAGCACGCTCCCGGTGCGCGCGCGTTCGCGAGCATCGAGGAGGCGATTGCCGCAGACGCCGTGGACGCTGTGCTCATCGCGACGCCCGGACAGTTTCACGAACCCGTGATTCTGCCCGCCCTCGACGCGAAGCTGCCGATGTTGTGCGAGAAGCCGCTGACGCAGGAGCCGGAGTCGTCGCGGCGTGTGCTCGAGGCCGAGCAGAAGCTCGACAGGCCGCACATTCAGGTGGGATTCATGCGGCGCTTCGACCGCGAGTACGGACAGCTGCGCGACCTCGTCACCTCGAAAGACGCGGGGGAACTCGTGATGCTGCGCTGCGTGCACCGCAACCCGAGTGTTCCCGACGCGTATCACCAGGACATGCTCATCACCGACTCGGTGGTGCACGAGTTCGACGTTGCTCCCTGGCTCGCGGGAAGCGACGTAAAGAGCGTCGAGGTGAAGTATCCACGCCGCAACTCGCTTGCGCCCGAGCGCCTGAAAGAGCCGATTCTCGTGATCATCGAGCTCGAGAACGGCGTGCTCGTCGATGTCGAGATGAACGTCAGCATCCAGTTCGGCTACCAGGTGGCGACCGAGGCCGTTTTCGAGAAGGGGACCGCTCGCATCGGGCAGCCCAACGGCCTGCAGCGCTGGCAAGACGAGCGCATATTCCAGAAGGAGCATGCAAGTTTCACCACGCGCTTCGCCGACGCCTACGACAACGAGGTTCAGCGCTGGGTGGATGCCGTTCGCCGCGGCGACCTCATCGACGGTCCGAACGCGTGGGACGGCTACAAGGTCGCG